From Pedobacter cryoconitis, one genomic window encodes:
- a CDS encoding cytochrome-c peroxidase, translating into MLMIPVKINVFLLMSFLVFILAGFGADDPAVINSKEKLGEKLFFDPVLSKDKSISCSSCHKPEFAFADTSAVSLGVGGTKGTRNSPSITNLSGRPTLFWDGRVASLEEQALQPIINPVEMNLPIAEAVERLKTDQAYADLFQKIFNSPPTEKNLLLAIAAYERTLETANSPYDRYINGDDQAVSASAKRGRLLFIGKANCNNCHSGEDFTADRFKGIGLFNENDLKDAGRYEVTKNPEHKGHFKIPGLRNVALTAPYMHNGMFKTLKDVIRYYNNPDLIIKNGKNRDLSLSKPLGLSEDEITDLESFLISLTDDRFIKKKP; encoded by the coding sequence ATGCTGATGATCCCCGTTAAAATAAACGTTTTTCTGCTCATGAGTTTCCTGGTATTTATTCTTGCTGGCTTTGGAGCCGATGATCCTGCCGTCATTAATAGTAAAGAAAAGCTCGGAGAAAAACTTTTTTTTGATCCGGTACTCTCCAAAGATAAATCCATTAGTTGTTCATCGTGCCATAAACCGGAATTTGCATTTGCCGATACCTCAGCAGTGAGCCTGGGAGTTGGCGGTACTAAAGGCACCAGGAACTCTCCGTCCATCACGAATCTTTCCGGTCGCCCAACGCTGTTTTGGGATGGAAGAGTAGCTTCTTTAGAGGAACAAGCACTTCAGCCTATTATCAATCCGGTTGAAATGAACCTTCCTATTGCTGAAGCAGTGGAGCGTTTGAAAACAGATCAGGCTTATGCAGATTTATTTCAAAAAATCTTTAATAGCCCACCCACTGAAAAAAATCTATTGCTGGCTATTGCTGCTTATGAAAGAACGCTCGAAACAGCTAATAGTCCTTATGATCGTTATATCAATGGAGATGACCAGGCCGTTTCTGCCTCTGCCAAACGTGGAAGACTGCTCTTTATCGGGAAAGCAAATTGTAACAATTGTCATTCTGGAGAAGACTTTACTGCTGACCGTTTTAAGGGAATCGGGTTATTCAATGAAAACGACCTTAAAGATGCAGGCCGGTATGAGGTGACCAAAAATCCGGAGCATAAAGGACATTTTAAAATACCAGGGCTGAGAAATGTGGCCTTAACAGCACCATATATGCATAATGGGATGTTTAAAACTTTGAAAGATGTAATCAGATATTACAATAACCCCGATTTGATTATCAAAAATGGTAAAAATAGAGATCTGTCCTTAAGTAAACCTCTGGGATTGTCTGAAGATGAAATTACTGACCTCGAGTCATTCCTGATTTCATTAACCGATGACAGATTTATAAAGAAAAAGCCATGA